Proteins encoded by one window of Rubrobacter naiadicus:
- a CDS encoding TetR/AcrR family transcriptional regulator, protein MDEVVSKVADRREQLLAAARAVLAEKGLEGARVSEIVKRAGVSQGTFYLYFPSKVSLVEEFNRQMHRDVQRAVFEAVERAGSIGEAIESSVKVALEEMGRYRDILGVVISRLGFYEDSARLEDLELPYRQMVSRLIEKGQEMGEVDLSLDPQMTARIIVGLIERAGADCYVYEPSLPADRFVAEVARFIRGALGVR, encoded by the coding sequence ATGGATGAGGTGGTGTCGAAGGTAGCTGACCGCAGGGAGCAGCTTCTGGCTGCGGCGCGGGCGGTGCTCGCCGAGAAGGGTTTGGAGGGGGCGAGGGTCTCTGAGATCGTGAAGCGTGCCGGGGTTTCGCAGGGTACGTTCTATCTGTACTTTCCGTCGAAGGTCTCTTTGGTGGAGGAGTTCAACCGCCAGATGCACCGGGACGTGCAGAGGGCCGTATTCGAGGCCGTGGAGCGGGCGGGGAGCATAGGGGAGGCGATAGAGTCTTCCGTCAAGGTTGCGCTCGAGGAGATGGGCCGCTACCGGGACATACTCGGGGTCGTCATCAGCCGGCTGGGTTTCTACGAGGACTCGGCGCGGCTGGAGGATCTCGAGCTTCCCTACCGTCAGATGGTCTCGCGTCTGATCGAGAAGGGACAGGAGATGGGGGAGGTGGATCTTTCGCTCGACCCCCAGATGACCGCGAGGATCATAGTCGGCCTCATAGAGCGGGCTGGCGCCGACTGTTACGTCTACGAGCCCAGCCTGCCGGCCGATCGGTTCGTCGCCGAGGTCGCCCGTTTCATACGCGGCGCTTTGGGCGTTCGCTGA
- a CDS encoding peptidoglycan DD-metalloendopeptidase family protein yields MSGREGATGVALGLRLFAVVRVRGGEGVRVLRGEAPRGERRGRRGWRFGRFARLVGILVLVGLTLAVRSDASVAQNYSFSGRFFLEARKIVGHGLTISLSHRGGRVQLEFGFDRAEVYGLKLSGVSRAPGFQRLQAVANERAGVVELQDMKVDVSSFRFAVSGGCLRVSRHPLDVTLSNAALEATRMSAAGVSFPGGAGGGPALSVSAGFEPIAGQMPLIGVGQTLKDVNSTLEGLAAGGICGDGGQDISAPQGPVPKVTRGEIPPDYLAAYRDAAKRYGLDWSILAAIGRIESNHGEGGKKHICVLGPYTAYGSAVGPMQFLPSTWRRVKVDADGDGVADPCDYRDAIFGAAKYLRENGAPQDYVRAIFAYNHSWQYVREVLALAAAYRRGVPVQKAPPAVGGSYNCDPTREILVGADEPRLTRISGNGRAVFPLPRRYFDSYTDSWGAPRLQNASVGASSMHEGIDLMAPKETPIYSVTSGTVEPVAGGNRDGWNYLGGWAIMIRADHDVGPIHRGDELYYAHMERPSALRPGDHVRAGELIGHVGDSGQGPEGTAGLFPPHLHFGWYDPTGRRAQVPSGAMNPYPLLNWLRQNGGVARGGRLGTAYEGIAPAGTSCPGRFPAGGYPTSPLPVLTSGGGEVPASAPAYGGAKVAAPVHHAVPGVIHTSSEPGGHRVVHHRVVHHRSSVASGGSGGSEVHQKAVVKVTGGGGNVSIRQSAHQSSGGGANTGSSSPSSRAKPAPGSSPAEGGSAGESPASSASSSGHASPASSSPASSASPSAGRTSRAGGGSSASSSSSGNSGSGSTTSSSPSSGSRASSSPASSSGASDSSSCSSSPLDLRKVVDEDGAGRCHRKGILQELLGR; encoded by the coding sequence TTGTCCGGCAGGGAGGGGGCCACGGGAGTTGCGCTGGGGCTACGTCTCTTCGCCGTCGTGCGAGTACGCGGTGGCGAGGGGGTTCGGGTTTTGCGGGGGGAGGCTCCGCGTGGAGAACGGCGCGGGAGGCGGGGGTGGAGGTTTGGGCGTTTCGCGCGGCTCGTGGGGATTCTGGTGCTCGTCGGGCTGACGCTTGCCGTGCGCTCAGATGCCTCGGTGGCGCAGAACTACTCTTTTTCCGGCCGCTTCTTTCTCGAAGCCAGGAAGATAGTCGGGCACGGTCTTACGATCTCGCTCTCCCACCGAGGGGGGAGAGTTCAGCTCGAGTTCGGTTTCGACCGCGCCGAGGTGTACGGGTTGAAGCTCTCCGGAGTCTCCAGGGCTCCCGGTTTTCAGCGGCTGCAGGCGGTGGCGAACGAGAGGGCGGGTGTCGTCGAGCTTCAGGACATGAAGGTCGATGTCTCTTCGTTTCGTTTCGCGGTTTCGGGAGGGTGTTTGCGGGTAAGCAGGCATCCGCTGGATGTGACGCTGAGCAACGCGGCCCTGGAGGCCACCAGGATGAGCGCCGCGGGGGTGAGCTTCCCCGGTGGGGCAGGAGGGGGACCGGCGCTCTCCGTGAGCGCCGGCTTCGAGCCCATCGCGGGGCAGATGCCGCTCATCGGGGTCGGGCAGACCCTGAAGGACGTGAACTCGACGCTCGAAGGGCTCGCCGCTGGAGGGATCTGCGGTGATGGTGGGCAGGACATCTCCGCGCCTCAGGGGCCCGTTCCGAAGGTCACGCGCGGTGAGATCCCACCGGATTATCTGGCTGCCTACCGGGATGCGGCGAAGCGGTATGGACTCGACTGGTCCATCCTCGCCGCGATAGGACGGATAGAGAGCAACCACGGTGAAGGCGGCAAGAAGCATATCTGCGTGCTGGGGCCCTACACGGCGTACGGGAGCGCGGTCGGGCCCATGCAGTTTTTGCCCTCCACCTGGCGGAGGGTGAAGGTCGACGCGGACGGTGACGGGGTAGCCGATCCCTGCGACTACAGGGATGCCATCTTCGGAGCCGCGAAGTACTTGAGGGAGAACGGGGCGCCGCAGGACTACGTGCGGGCCATCTTCGCCTACAACCACTCCTGGCAGTATGTGCGGGAGGTCCTTGCTCTCGCCGCGGCCTACCGCAGGGGGGTGCCGGTGCAGAAGGCGCCGCCGGCCGTGGGCGGCTCCTACAACTGCGATCCGACGCGGGAGATCCTGGTGGGGGCGGATGAACCACGCCTCACCAGGATCTCCGGCAACGGCCGGGCGGTGTTCCCGCTCCCCAGACGCTACTTCGACTCGTACACGGACTCCTGGGGTGCCCCCCGGCTGCAGAATGCCTCGGTTGGGGCGTCTAGCATGCACGAGGGTATAGACCTCATGGCGCCGAAGGAAACCCCGATCTACTCGGTGACCAGCGGAACGGTAGAGCCCGTGGCGGGCGGCAACAGGGATGGGTGGAACTACCTCGGTGGATGGGCGATCATGATACGCGCCGACCACGACGTCGGTCCCATCCATCGCGGGGACGAGCTGTACTACGCCCACATGGAGCGGCCTTCGGCCCTGAGGCCGGGAGATCACGTACGGGCCGGCGAGCTCATAGGGCACGTGGGTGATAGCGGACAGGGACCGGAGGGTACCGCGGGGCTGTTCCCCCCGCACCTGCACTTCGGGTGGTATGACCCGACGGGGCGCAGGGCGCAGGTTCCTTCGGGCGCGATGAACCCGTACCCGCTGCTCAACTGGCTGCGGCAGAACGGCGGTGTCGCCCGGGGCGGCAGGCTGGGGACCGCCTACGAGGGGATCGCACCTGCCGGCACCTCCTGTCCCGGGCGCTTCCCGGCCGGGGGTTACCCGACCAGCCCGCTCCCCGTCCTCACGAGCGGAGGGGGAGAGGTGCCTGCGTCTGCCCCGGCCTACGGTGGTGCTAAGGTGGCGGCCCCGGTTCATCATGCTGTGCCGGGGGTGATCCACACCTCGTCCGAGCCCGGAGGGCACCGGGTGGTTCACCACCGGGTGGTGCACCACCGGAGCAGCGTCGCGAGCGGTGGCTCCGGCGGGAGCGAAGTGCACCAGAAGGCGGTGGTGAAGGTCACGGGTGGTGGGGGGAACGTCAGCATCCGGCAGAGCGCGCACCAGAGCAGTGGTGGCGGGGCAAACACGGGCTCAAGCTCGCCTTCGAGCAGAGCGAAACCGGCTCCCGGTTCAAGCCCCGCAGAGGGTGGTTCTGCGGGCGAGAGCCCCGCCAGCAGCGCATCGTCGTCGGGGCACGCTTCTCCGGCTTCCTCTTCTCCTGCTTCCAGCGCATCCCCGTCGGCTGGGAGAACCTCCAGGGCCGGTGGTGGCTCATCCGCCTCCAGTTCCTCCTCGGGGAATTCCGGATCGGGAAGCACGACCTCGTCGTCACCTTCTTCCGGTTCCCGTGCGTCTTCGAGTCCGGCCTCCTCGTCGGGAGCTTCGGATTCCTCTTCCTGCTCCTCTTCCCCGCTCGATCTGCGAAAGGTCGTCGACGAAGACGGAGCCGGAAGATGCCATCGGAAAGGCATCCTGCAAGAGCTTCTCGGGCGCTGA
- a CDS encoding 3-hydroxyacyl-CoA dehydrogenase NAD-binding domain-containing protein: MGYLDVYTEDGIALVYLDQLDSKVNTLTTDALGEFESTLDELERDDDILGAVLISAKKDSFVVGADIKEFSELESPEEVKGIIRKGHELLGRLESSPKPVVAAVHGPALGGGLELALACHYRIATDHPATKFGFPEVMLGLLPALGGTQRFTRLVGVQKALEIITTGRNVYPSQAKKIGLVDALIHPEGLLEASKRAARGLAEGSLKPSRRKPSLRERLLEETPLSRVVYDRAHQMAEKQARGNYPAIPKIIECIRVGQKEGIEAGFEAEREAFASLLFTPESRALRNLFFLKTAAEKNPCAGREKDVRTVGVLGAGLMGGGIAQVSAVQAGRKVLLKDARLELAAKGRGEIYKNLSRRIGKGMSAFERDRAIERIIPIEDYAPLAGADIVIEAVPEDLELKRETIRELEAVGKEDLVIASNTSAIPITEISAGARRPERIVGMHYFSPVPRMPLLEVVRKEDTPEWVLATCINEGLAQGKTVITVNDGPGFYTTRILAFYINEALLLLEEGAAVDAIDEAMMDFGFPVGPLKLLDEVGIDTGVKINEVLHPLFEARALRTSDRGGEVVAAGYKGRKSGRGFYLYEGRDKGKVNPEVYEYLGTRRRQIPARAIQDRLSMMMVSEAVRCLEEGILTSHRDGDVGAVFGLGFAPFRGGPFWHLDNMGLDRALVKLNNLRSAYGERFAPPALLEERASADRGFYS; encoded by the coding sequence GTGGGTTACCTCGACGTCTACACCGAGGACGGGATCGCGCTCGTCTATCTGGACCAGCTCGACAGCAAGGTGAACACGCTCACCACCGATGCCCTCGGCGAGTTCGAGTCCACCCTCGACGAGCTCGAGCGCGACGACGACATCCTGGGGGCCGTCCTGATCAGCGCGAAGAAGGACTCCTTCGTCGTGGGGGCGGACATAAAGGAGTTCTCCGAACTCGAGAGCCCCGAGGAGGTCAAAGGGATCATACGCAAGGGACACGAACTGCTCGGGAGGCTCGAATCCTCCCCGAAACCCGTCGTCGCCGCCGTCCACGGCCCGGCGCTCGGCGGAGGGCTCGAGCTCGCCCTCGCCTGCCACTACCGCATCGCCACCGACCACCCGGCCACCAAGTTCGGCTTCCCGGAGGTGATGCTCGGGCTGCTGCCCGCCCTCGGCGGGACCCAGCGCTTCACCCGGCTCGTCGGGGTGCAGAAAGCACTCGAGATCATAACCACCGGCAGGAACGTTTATCCCTCCCAGGCGAAGAAGATAGGACTCGTCGACGCCCTGATCCACCCGGAGGGCCTCCTCGAGGCGTCCAAGCGCGCCGCCCGCGGCCTGGCCGAGGGTTCCCTGAAGCCCTCCCGCAGAAAGCCCTCCCTGCGCGAGAGGCTCCTGGAGGAGACCCCCTTGAGCAGGGTCGTCTACGACCGGGCGCACCAGATGGCCGAGAAGCAGGCCCGCGGCAACTACCCGGCGATCCCGAAGATAATAGAGTGCATCCGCGTCGGGCAGAAGGAGGGGATCGAGGCCGGCTTCGAGGCCGAGCGGGAGGCCTTCGCCTCGCTGCTCTTCACCCCGGAGTCGAGGGCCTTGAGGAACCTGTTCTTCCTCAAGACCGCCGCCGAGAAGAACCCTTGCGCGGGGCGGGAGAAGGACGTCCGGACCGTCGGGGTGCTCGGGGCCGGGCTCATGGGCGGCGGGATCGCGCAGGTGAGCGCGGTCCAGGCCGGGAGGAAGGTGCTGCTGAAGGACGCCCGCCTGGAGCTCGCGGCGAAAGGGCGCGGCGAGATCTACAAGAACCTCAGCCGCCGCATCGGAAAGGGGATGAGCGCCTTCGAGCGCGACCGGGCCATCGAGAGGATCATACCCATCGAGGACTACGCCCCGCTCGCCGGGGCCGACATCGTCATAGAGGCCGTCCCGGAGGACCTCGAGCTCAAGCGGGAGACGATCCGCGAGCTCGAGGCGGTGGGCAAAGAAGACCTCGTCATCGCATCGAACACCTCGGCGATCCCGATCACCGAGATCTCCGCCGGGGCCAGGCGCCCCGAGCGCATCGTCGGGATGCACTACTTCTCACCGGTGCCCCGGATGCCGCTGCTCGAGGTGGTGCGCAAGGAGGACACCCCGGAGTGGGTGCTCGCCACCTGCATTAACGAGGGGCTCGCGCAGGGGAAGACCGTGATCACGGTGAACGACGGCCCGGGCTTCTACACCACCCGCATCCTCGCCTTCTACATAAACGAGGCGCTCCTGCTGCTGGAGGAGGGAGCGGCCGTCGACGCCATCGACGAGGCGATGATGGACTTCGGCTTCCCCGTGGGGCCGCTGAAGCTCCTCGACGAGGTGGGCATAGACACCGGCGTGAAGATAAACGAGGTGCTCCACCCGCTCTTCGAGGCCCGTGCGCTGCGCACGAGCGATCGGGGCGGCGAGGTGGTCGCCGCCGGCTACAAGGGCCGCAAGAGCGGCCGCGGCTTCTATCTCTACGAGGGCAGGGACAAAGGGAAGGTGAATCCCGAGGTCTACGAGTACCTCGGTACCCGGCGCAGGCAGATCCCCGCCCGCGCCATCCAGGACCGCCTCTCGATGATGATGGTCTCCGAGGCGGTGCGCTGCCTGGAGGAGGGGATCCTCACCTCCCACCGGGACGGAGACGTGGGCGCGGTCTTCGGGCTCGGGTTCGCCCCGTTCCGCGGCGGCCCGTTCTGGCACCTGGACAATATGGGCCTCGACAGGGCCCTCGTGAAGCTCAACAACCTCCGCTCGGCCTACGGCGAGCGCTTCGCCCCTCCGGCCCTGCTCGAGGAGCGGGCCTCCGCGGACAGGGGCTTCTACTCCTGA
- a CDS encoding DUF6114 domain-containing protein, translated as MAEEEKTRSLDRPARRRRPRLGLALLGLGGLFIIWMPLVLYLKEFAHFSMAFGGVVIGLVVLGSAVLGWIYPSRVQVFGAVGLVFSILSLMGAFGGLIIGMLLGITGGCLCIAWGPRPEGSTHNRKKKGRIRRLLSRTENP; from the coding sequence GTGGCAGAAGAGGAGAAGACCAGATCGCTGGATAGACCGGCGCGACGCCGGAGGCCGAGGCTCGGGCTTGCGCTGCTGGGGCTGGGCGGTCTGTTCATAATCTGGATGCCGCTCGTCCTCTACCTGAAGGAGTTCGCGCACTTCAGCATGGCCTTTGGGGGCGTGGTGATCGGCCTGGTCGTACTAGGGAGCGCGGTGCTCGGTTGGATCTACCCGTCCAGGGTTCAGGTCTTCGGAGCGGTGGGACTTGTCTTCTCGATCCTCTCGCTCATGGGCGCCTTCGGCGGTCTGATCATCGGGATGCTCCTCGGGATAACCGGGGGATGCCTGTGCATCGCCTGGGGCCCGAGACCCGAGGGCAGCACCCACAACCGCAAGAAGAAGGGGCGCATCAGACGCCTCCTCTCTCGTACGGAGAACCCCTGA
- a CDS encoding SDR family oxidoreductase: MAREFAARGRNLALCARRLELLEELREELAARHPGIRIGVRRLDVNDHEAVFRVFRELDAELGGIDRVVVNAGIGKGQPVGTGYFHANRETAETDFVAALAQCEAAMELFRERGAGHLVVISSVAAVRGLPGSMTAYSASKAALAALAEGLRADVSGTPIKVSTLYPGYIRTQMNERAGKMPFMIGVEEGSRLLTEAMEREPAGAYVPSWPWRPLAFALRRLPTSVLARMLQRFP; encoded by the coding sequence ATGGCGCGCGAGTTCGCCGCCCGGGGCCGCAACCTCGCCCTCTGCGCCCGCAGGCTGGAGCTCCTGGAGGAGCTTAGAGAGGAACTCGCGGCGCGGCACCCCGGTATCCGCATCGGCGTCCGCCGCCTCGACGTGAACGACCACGAGGCGGTCTTCCGCGTCTTCCGGGAGCTCGACGCCGAACTCGGCGGCATCGACCGCGTCGTCGTGAACGCCGGGATCGGCAAGGGCCAGCCCGTCGGAACCGGCTACTTCCACGCCAACCGCGAGACGGCCGAGACCGACTTCGTCGCCGCCCTCGCCCAGTGCGAGGCGGCGATGGAGCTCTTCCGCGAGAGAGGCGCGGGGCACCTCGTCGTGATCTCCTCGGTCGCCGCCGTCCGGGGACTTCCGGGGAGCATGACCGCCTACTCGGCCTCGAAGGCCGCGCTGGCCGCGCTGGCGGAGGGCCTCCGGGCCGACGTGTCCGGTACTCCCATAAAGGTCAGCACCCTCTATCCGGGCTACATCCGCACGCAGATGAACGAGCGGGCGGGGAAGATGCCGTTCATGATCGGCGTGGAGGAAGGCTCGCGCCTGCTCACAGAGGCGATGGAGCGCGAGCCCGCCGGGGCCTATGTTCCCTCCTGGCCCTGGCGACCGCTCGCCTTTGCGCTGCGCCGCCTGCCCACAAGCGTTCTGGCCAGGATGCTTCAGAGGTTTCCTTAG
- a CDS encoding TetR/AcrR family transcriptional regulator, with protein MVRGRSPDGGGNQRMKSSGRMTGEQRRSMVIDAAIAEFAVYGLYGVSTDTIADRVGVSQPYVIRLFGSKKNLFLEAGRRVFERILAAFEEEVEKDPEDTLSAVQRAYVGLLARREELLMLLQFFAACEDDEVRRAVHEGMEKLYTYIKERSEADSETIRELFTLAIMRTVSVGAGFSEAARESEWARVLLGLEAESAERDVRSS; from the coding sequence ATGGTGCGCGGGAGATCCCCGGACGGTGGTGGTAATCAACGGATGAAATCTTCCGGACGGATGACCGGGGAGCAGCGGCGCAGCATGGTGATAGACGCGGCCATCGCCGAGTTTGCGGTGTATGGTCTGTACGGTGTCTCGACGGACACCATAGCCGACCGGGTGGGGGTTTCGCAGCCTTATGTGATCCGATTGTTTGGCTCCAAGAAGAACCTGTTCCTGGAGGCGGGGAGGCGAGTCTTCGAGCGCATTCTGGCCGCCTTCGAGGAAGAGGTGGAGAAGGATCCGGAGGATACCCTCAGCGCGGTGCAGCGGGCGTATGTGGGGCTTCTGGCGCGGCGGGAGGAGCTTCTCATGCTGCTGCAGTTCTTCGCGGCCTGCGAGGACGACGAGGTGCGGCGAGCCGTGCACGAGGGGATGGAGAAGCTCTACACTTACATAAAGGAGCGGTCGGAGGCGGACAGCGAGACGATCAGGGAGCTGTTCACGCTGGCGATCATGCGCACCGTCTCGGTGGGTGCCGGATTCTCCGAAGCAGCACGAGAGAGCGAGTGGGCGCGGGTGCTGCTCGGGCTCGAGGCCGAGAGCGCCGAGAGGGACGTGAGGTCTTCCTGA
- a CDS encoding LysR family transcriptional regulator, with product MNLPSRDGGVWSGDRSGSILPEVELERLKYFVAVAEEGSRAGAARRLYLTCSAVSQQISKLEGELGIELFRRRGRRTELTEAGEVLLEGTRQALEKIELAIADARRASWTEDSAKRDSGPPPKGAPRRPRERY from the coding sequence ATGAACCTGCCCTCCAGAGACGGTGGCGTTTGGTCGGGGGACCGGTCAGGCAGCATCCTCCCCGAGGTCGAACTGGAACGCCTGAAATATTTCGTCGCGGTCGCCGAAGAGGGCAGCCGCGCCGGCGCCGCCAGACGGCTCTACCTGACCTGCTCCGCGGTGAGCCAGCAAATCAGCAAGCTCGAAGGTGAGCTGGGAATCGAACTCTTCCGGCGCAGGGGACGTCGGACCGAGCTTACCGAAGCGGGGGAAGTCCTCCTCGAGGGAACCCGGCAGGCGCTGGAGAAGATCGAACTCGCCATCGCCGATGCCCGGCGTGCGAGCTGGACGGAGGATTCTGCAAAAAGGGACTCCGGGCCTCCTCCGAAAGGTGCCCCGCGGCGCCCCCGGGAGCGATACTAG
- a CDS encoding cytochrome P450, with amino-acid sequence MPGNPPPVFREFPVRASRDPLGALEEARGRGRIVRTWVPAPVWLVFDPEGVGQVLAAKSRSFRKGIVERNSLRFMGNGLLLSEGDFWRRQRRLEQPAFHRQRIAEYARTMSRCTREMLDGWRDGDVVDVQREMSALTLRIVNIVMFGADVREVSGEVARALVPIGERLEGPGKNFYPVPETIPTPTNLRYRRSMKVLDEIIHRIIAQRREERQEGGLLDMLLEARDEQSGEEMNDRQVRDEVITIFAAGHETTAVALGWCFHLLAHHPEVDERLAAEARDALGDREPGAEDVAGLRYASAVFREAMRIYPPIYAFSREAVEDVEVCGYTLPEGTEVLVSQWVNHRDPEFFEDPLAFRPGRWLDGSTDGIPRYAYFPFGGGPRQCIGKPFAETEGPLILASIARRYRLRYLDPHEEVTLRPTVTLRPAHRGGRKRGLPPMVLEER; translated from the coding sequence ATGCCGGGAAATCCACCGCCGGTCTTCCGGGAGTTTCCGGTGAGGGCGTCGCGAGATCCGCTTGGGGCGCTGGAGGAGGCGAGGGGGCGGGGGAGGATCGTCCGGACGTGGGTTCCGGCTCCCGTATGGCTCGTCTTCGACCCGGAGGGGGTGGGTCAGGTACTCGCGGCGAAGAGCCGCAGTTTCCGCAAGGGCATAGTGGAGAGGAACAGCCTGAGGTTCATGGGGAACGGTCTCCTGTTGAGCGAGGGGGACTTCTGGAGGCGGCAGCGCAGGCTCGAGCAACCGGCGTTCCACCGCCAGAGGATCGCGGAGTACGCGCGCACGATGTCCCGGTGTACGCGGGAGATGCTCGACGGGTGGCGCGATGGGGACGTGGTGGACGTCCAGCGGGAGATGTCCGCGCTGACGCTGAGGATAGTCAACATCGTGATGTTCGGGGCGGACGTGCGCGAGGTTTCCGGGGAGGTGGCGCGGGCGCTGGTGCCGATCGGGGAGAGGCTCGAAGGTCCGGGAAAGAACTTCTATCCGGTGCCCGAGACGATCCCGACGCCGACCAACCTGCGCTACCGGCGGTCGATGAAGGTGCTGGATGAGATCATCCACCGGATCATCGCCCAGAGGAGGGAGGAGCGGCAGGAGGGCGGTCTGCTGGACATGCTGCTCGAGGCGAGAGACGAGCAAAGCGGCGAGGAGATGAACGACCGGCAGGTGCGCGACGAGGTCATAACGATCTTCGCCGCCGGGCACGAGACGACGGCGGTCGCGCTCGGGTGGTGCTTCCACCTGCTCGCGCACCATCCGGAGGTGGACGAGAGGCTGGCCGCGGAGGCGAGGGACGCACTGGGAGACAGAGAACCCGGGGCCGAAGACGTGGCGGGGCTGCGCTACGCCTCGGCGGTCTTCAGGGAGGCGATGCGCATCTACCCGCCGATCTACGCCTTCAGCCGCGAGGCGGTGGAGGACGTGGAGGTCTGCGGCTACACCCTGCCCGAGGGGACCGAGGTGCTCGTGAGCCAGTGGGTGAACCACCGCGACCCCGAGTTCTTCGAAGATCCACTCGCTTTCCGTCCCGGGCGATGGCTCGACGGATCCACCGATGGGATCCCCCGCTACGCATATTTCCCGTTCGGCGGGGGTCCCCGCCAGTGCATCGGCAAACCCTTCGCGGAGACGGAGGGGCCTCTCATCCTGGCCTCCATCGCCCGCCGGTACCGGCTGCGCTACCTGGACCCGCACGAGGAGGTCACGCTGCGGCCGACGGTGACGCTGCGCCCCGCCCACCGCGGCGGCAGGAAGCGGGGACTGCCGCCGATGGTGCTCGAGGAGCGCTAA
- a CDS encoding thiolase family protein produces the protein MAEQRNVVLVDGARTPFMRSGTAYLSQTSYDLARTVLRGLLERTAIPPGDVGYVVMGTVIQNIRTSNVARDASLAAGIPNSVPAHTVTMACISSNQAITSALETIRAGNAAAAIAGGVEVMSDTPPQFEKKVRERLFEAQSFKSPLEFRKLLAGMSPSDFLPRAPTISEYSTGELMGESADRLAAAFGVGRREQDEYALRTHTLAAKATDSGRLSEEILPIAVPPDFELLTEDNTIRRDTSLEKLAKLPPAFVKPFGTVTAGNSSPLTDGASAVLLMEEEDARASGYEPKARLLDYLYVAQDPGEELLLGPAYAVPRLLERNGLSLSDIDVIEIHEAFAGQVLAVLKALGSAQFACERLGRSRPVGEVEMEKVNAWGGSVSLGHPFGATGARLVTTAAHRLEDEDGALAIVTACAAGGLGHAMLIERTGEE, from the coding sequence TGAGCCAGACATCCTACGATCTGGCCCGCACCGTGCTCCGGGGTCTCCTGGAGCGCACCGCGATCCCGCCGGGGGACGTGGGCTACGTGGTGATGGGCACCGTCATCCAGAACATCCGCACCTCGAACGTCGCCCGCGACGCGTCTCTCGCGGCCGGGATCCCGAACTCCGTCCCGGCGCACACCGTCACGATGGCCTGTATCTCCTCCAACCAGGCCATAACGAGCGCGCTCGAGACTATCCGGGCCGGAAACGCTGCCGCCGCGATCGCCGGTGGGGTGGAGGTCATGTCCGACACCCCGCCCCAGTTCGAGAAGAAGGTGCGCGAGCGGCTCTTCGAGGCGCAGAGCTTCAAATCCCCGCTGGAGTTCCGGAAGCTGCTCGCGGGGATGAGCCCGAGCGACTTCCTCCCCCGCGCCCCCACCATCTCCGAGTACTCCACCGGGGAGCTGATGGGCGAGAGCGCCGACAGGCTCGCCGCCGCCTTCGGGGTCGGCCGAAGGGAGCAGGACGAGTACGCCCTGCGCACCCACACCCTGGCGGCCAAGGCCACCGACAGCGGACGGCTCTCGGAGGAGATACTGCCGATCGCCGTCCCGCCGGACTTCGAGCTCCTCACCGAGGACAACACCATCCGCCGGGACACCAGCCTGGAGAAGCTCGCGAAGCTACCCCCGGCCTTCGTGAAGCCCTTCGGCACCGTGACGGCGGGCAACTCCTCCCCGCTCACCGACGGTGCCTCTGCGGTGCTCCTGATGGAGGAGGAGGACGCGCGCGCCTCCGGCTACGAGCCGAAGGCGCGCCTTTTGGACTATCTGTACGTGGCGCAGGATCCGGGCGAGGAGCTCCTTCTCGGCCCGGCCTACGCCGTCCCCAGGCTGCTCGAGCGCAACGGACTCTCGCTCTCCGACATAGACGTCATCGAGATCCACGAGGCCTTCGCCGGGCAGGTGCTCGCGGTGTTGAAGGCGCTGGGGTCCGCGCAGTTCGCCTGCGAGAGGCTCGGGCGCAGCCGGCCGGTCGGGGAGGTGGAGATGGAGAAGGTCAACGCCTGGGGCGGCTCGGTCTCCCTCGGGCACCCCTTCGGGGCCACGGGGGCGCGGCTCGTGACCACCGCCGCCCACCGCCTCGAGGATGAGGATGGGGCCCTTGCCATCGTCACCGCCTGCGCGGCGGGCGGGCTGGGTCACGCCATGCTGATCGAACGCACCGGGGAGGAGTGA
- a CDS encoding DUF6230 family protein — MYYRRRRLAAAFGAAVAALAAIGVAIYLGGVAVAVPIAGIGDFHVNADQVRLQGFVLTPRIGDNSSSNVSPETRVQAQHAEVDGLVLYKDIPTPYKTLRVEITASGTVKINGLIQDITQQSASSASFNQLEIDEAPPSKRSSWEQSFYQLAPSVTLNNFRSKDDYQFANTITLPGLKVSARFL; from the coding sequence ATGTATTACAGGCGTCGGCGGCTCGCGGCTGCGTTTGGGGCGGCGGTGGCGGCGCTTGCGGCCATCGGGGTTGCGATCTACCTGGGTGGGGTGGCGGTTGCGGTTCCCATCGCGGGGATAGGTGATTTCCATGTCAACGCGGATCAGGTACGGCTGCAGGGGTTCGTGCTGACGCCGCGCATAGGCGACAATTCTTCGAGCAACGTCTCGCCGGAGACGAGGGTGCAGGCGCAGCATGCGGAGGTCGACGGGCTGGTCCTCTACAAGGACATCCCGACGCCGTACAAGACGCTCAGGGTCGAGATCACGGCGAGCGGCACGGTGAAGATAAACGGGCTCATCCAGGACATCACGCAGCAATCGGCGAGTTCCGCTTCGTTCAACCAGCTCGAGATAGACGAGGCGCCCCCGTCGAAGCGGAGCAGCTGGGAGCAGTCCTTCTACCAGCTTGCGCCGAGCGTCACGCTCAACAACTTCAGGAGCAAGGACGACTACCAGTTCGCCAACACGATAACGCTGCCGGGTCTCAAGGTCTCGGCCAGGTTCCTGTAA